TTACAATTGTAGTTGCTTATGTTAGATCATCAATGTGTTAGTCCACCAATATAGATGCATTGAAATCGTCTCAAGATAACCTTAAGATGCCCAAATGGCACTCATCGTAGCGGCAGCTATGCCTTGTCTCCAAATCATGCACCGAAATCTCATCTGCGAAAATTTCAGCTAAGCACCCTCCATTTCTGTAATAATTAACTGTCTTTCTTGAATATTTCAAAATGTTTGTTATGAGTACGTTTATCCCCGGTTGGTATTTAATTTATACCAAGCCACGACAAGAACGAAAGGTAGTAGGATCGCTGGCTGGTCTCGGAATTGATCATTTCCTGCCAACCATTAAAACAGTAAGCCAACGAAGTGATAGAAAAAAAACGATCGAAAATCCCATGTTCCCGTCTTATGTTTTTGTCCATCCTAATACTGTCAACGAGCTGTTTGCAGGACAAGATCTGGACGGAGCTGTATCGTATGTTAAGTTTGGAAAAAGGAAAGCCATTCTTGCACCGGAAGTAATTGACAATGTTAAGATCATTGCTGCGAATGCGAAGAATATCGAAATTTCATATGATCACTTTTCGCCCGGGGAAAAGTTGATCATTCAAAAAGGAGCACTTGCCGGATTACAATGTGAAATGATCTCTTATAAAAATAAGAATCTGGCCCTGGTAAGAATAGAACTGTTGCAACGGAACATTATTGTGGATGTTGAGGCCGGGCACCTGAATGCTCAACTATCCGTTAAGGACATGACCTGTAAAACGTATTGAAAGAGTTATGCGAAATGGTATCTATTTAAATATTTTCCTTAGAAACATTGGTAGGAATAAGCTCTATTTTACTATTAATTTAATAGGGTTAATCATCGGTATTACTACCAGTCTGTTTATTTTCCTGTATGTGAGCTATGAGTTTAGTTATGACCGTTTTCATAATAACGGGGAGAATATCTATCGTATTGCGGTAAACAATTATCAGGAAGGGAAACTGTCATCTGCTGATGCCATGGCGTATTCCGGGCTGGCACCTGCTTTGAAAGCAGATATTCCTGCTATCAAAGACTACGTCAGGCTGAAAGGCGAAAATGGATTTATAGGAAGAGAGGATAAAAAGGATACCAGATTTAAAGAATTTAAGATATTTTATGCTGATCCACATTTCTTTGATTTCTTTTCCTTCCCGTTAATAAACGGTGATAAACAGACAGCCCTTAAAGAGCCTAATACGGCTGTTATTACGGCTGCTGCTCAAAAGAAATATTTTGGAAATGAAAGCGCCCTTGGAAAAACAATTATTTTCGATGGAAAGGAAGTATTTAATATCACAGGGATCATGGCCGATCTGCCGGAAAATTCACACCTGAGGCTGGAGTTCCTTTTCTCTTATAGTACACTTTATCACATTACGGGGCGGGACTCTGCTGAAAACAGCCTGGACTGGAACGAGTTTTACACCTATATCCGGCTGGACCCTGATGCGAAAGCAGGCAGTGTGGAACATAAAATAAATACTATCGCCACAGCTATAAAAGGAGAGCGGCTGGCTAAAGCGGGACGTAAAGAAACACTTTTCCTGCAACCTTTAAGGTCCATTCACACGGCATCTGATCTGCTTCATGAAATAAAACCGGCGACCAGTGATAAAACACTTTATTTCTTCCTGCTGGCAGGGGTCATTATTCTGCTAATTGCCTGGATAAACTATGTGAACCTGACCACCATTAAAGCTTTCGAACGGGCCAAGGAAGTAGGGATTCAAAAAGTGCTGGGAGCTGAACGCGGAGAGCTGATGAAAAGATTCCTGCTGGAAAATACCATCACCAACCTGGCAGCTGTTATCATCGCTATTGTATTCCTGCTGGTGCTTCCTCCACTTCTGTTTAATTATCTGAATACACAATTATTCGCAGAAGCCCCGCTCCGGCATACAGGTACCTGGGTAATAATAGGAGCCATTTTTCTGTGTGGTGTTTTTATTACAGGGATATATCCTGCTACATTGATGTCTTCTTT
This sequence is a window from Chitinophaga varians. Protein-coding genes within it:
- a CDS encoding UpxY family transcription antiterminator is translated as MSTFIPGWYLIYTKPRQERKVVGSLAGLGIDHFLPTIKTVSQRSDRKKTIENPMFPSYVFVHPNTVNELFAGQDLDGAVSYVKFGKRKAILAPEVIDNVKIIAANAKNIEISYDHFSPGEKLIIQKGALAGLQCEMISYKNKNLALVRIELLQRNIIVDVEAGHLNAQLSVKDMTCKTY
- a CDS encoding ABC transporter permease, whose amino-acid sequence is MRNGIYLNIFLRNIGRNKLYFTINLIGLIIGITTSLFIFLYVSYEFSYDRFHNNGENIYRIAVNNYQEGKLSSADAMAYSGLAPALKADIPAIKDYVRLKGENGFIGREDKKDTRFKEFKIFYADPHFFDFFSFPLINGDKQTALKEPNTAVITAAAQKKYFGNESALGKTIIFDGKEVFNITGIMADLPENSHLRLEFLFSYSTLYHITGRDSAENSLDWNEFYTYIRLDPDAKAGSVEHKINTIATAIKGERLAKAGRKETLFLQPLRSIHTASDLLHEIKPATSDKTLYFFLLAGVIILLIAWINYVNLTTIKAFERAKEVGIQKVLGAERGELMKRFLLENTITNLAAVIIAIVFLLVLPPLLFNYLNTQLFAEAPLRHTGTWVIIGAIFLCGVFITGIYPATLMSSFMPVSILKGKFKRSPRDIFLREALVAFQFLITMMLIGVTLVIYRQINFMLSMNKGINIERMLAIESPRVFSNDTIPYKLLFEGFKHDLSRNKNITNVSFTTTVSSKENYWKEPVRLSNEEVFKSREIEVAGVDQDFMKTFQIQLKAGRFYADEFPADGGRSIILNEAAVKYLGMDNADDALKKKLVLWDNERDIVGVIKNYYNLSLKRDISPTAYVFRYVPRSYVTVKIDNADNFSDVIKYCRAEWDNFFPGNSFEYFIVQESYDKQYQDEIRFKKIFILSTILASLIACLGLFGLTLYETIQRKREIGIRKSLGATTFDIVKLLSLKVVKILAIVIVIAIPIIHISMSKWLSGYTVHITLSVWIYLLTIVLITLITLFTTVYQSIKAANNTPIQSLRNE